A single genomic interval of Coccidioides posadasii str. Silveira chromosome 1, complete sequence harbors:
- a CDS encoding uncharacterized protein (EggNog:ENOG410PM91~COG:S~TransMembrane:1 (i557-579o)) gives MLSTSRHRTRVACLSCRRKKLKCNGLQPCATCSAKSLPCLYASVSSEPRRHTLNEQRPLPPFSLGASGVGTAAANHYASRTLSGYPAITPRPYGEAQGAPIQANSSLFYSAPLQDPNEEEHLSEASRMLQDGRGRLLYLGDSASLSYLDTIRRLVEKTVGVSDFTSDPHKHSLLELPISTGLKPTHVLPDREAAEFLLDSFFSNTVGVIQVLDRDAFINEVATIYSNPLSVEQSRLCLLNLVFAVGLQMSQSSVAHNFRESQILKRLGSDLTERAKIFYLNAAHLNDPVSGFEDGDITSIQALLLITLFMLTIAKRNAAWAYFGMAVRSAYALGLHRKTTATAFTPADQRLRKNIWRSMYILDCYLSASLGRPNGISSRDAADLFTDDADDDQHMSELEVLETAALRASVRAARLLGEILSSVYAERKISVKFVQKSSKQFQEWKDVLPTSLHWRNISLPNEDPRATLAQLHVNLYYFHGVILLTRPFLLQKILNQARLPRGNGENMRSPEATKSGPGSPSAQTDSFSAACVRASLYSIDIVQSAILKRALPRRDPFVIYWLFSASLIVFSNAFCNVYGDTDSNRAMQTSLDLHRYLAETDPLAQRYLQILTSFHETISGDSGSRIAPSSSRNTNQALFANFFGDKPRLQGTDAAGSHTSSHTSPMQPMDAVNRRPSRDDQALQATPATTETQAGNGNREPIHMSPNLTIAEISPPDYSLDFDNFLSLVSQSETAYQLNTQ, from the exons ATGCTATCGACCTCCAGGCATAGAACTAGGGTCGCATGCTTGTCATGTCGGCGGAAGAAGCTCAAG TGCAATGGGCTCCAACCGTGCGCGACGTGTTCCGCAAAGTCATTACCATGTCTGTACGCGAGCGTGTCGTCTGAGCCTCGACGGCACACGCTGAATGAACAACGACCGCTACCGCCTTTTTCACTGGGTGCCTCAGGCGTGGGAACCGCTGCCGCAAACCATTACGCCTCCCGAACTCTTTCCGGCTATCCCGCAATCACACCAAGGCCATATGGGGAGGCCCAAGGTGCGCCTATCCAGGCAAACAGCAGCCTTTTCTATAGTGCGCCGCTCCAAGACCCTAATGAGGAGGAACACCTGAGCGAAGCATCTCGGATGCTCCAGGATGGAAGAGGAAGACTGC TCTACCTTGGTGACTCGGCGTCTCTATCGTATCTTGACACGATCCGAAGGCTTGTTGAGAAGACAGTCGGAGTGTCAGATTTCACCAGTGATCCTCACAAGCATAGCCTCCTTGAGCTCCCGATATCCACAGGGTTGAAACCGACGCATGTCCTTCCCGATAGAGAAGCGGCCgaatttcttcttgattcaTTCTTCTCCAAC ACGGTAGGGGTTATACAAGTCCTCGACAGAGACGCTTTCATAAATGAGGTTGCTACGATATATTCGAATCCTTTGTCCGTGGAGCAGTCCCGACTTTGCCTTTTAAACTTGGTGTTCGCAGTCGGATTGCAAATGTCCCAGAGCTCGGTAGCGCATAATTTTCGCGAGAGCCAGATCCTAAAAAGACTCGGGTCTGACCTCACGGAGCGAGCGAAAATATTTTACCTAAATGCCGCCCACCTCAATGACCCTGTTTCGGGATTTGAAGATGGAGACATCACTTCTATCCAAGCACTTTTGCTTATCACTCTATTTATGCTTACTATTGCGAAGCGAAATGCAGCATGGGCTTATTTCG GTATGGCGGTTCGATCTGCTTATGCACTTGGATTACATAGAAAAACTACTGCTACCGCATTTACACCCGCAGACCAACGCTTGCG GAAAAACATTTGGAGAAGCATGTACATTTTGGACTGTTACCTGTCGGCATCTCTGGGAAGACCGAATGGTATTAGTAGTCGTGACGCAGCAGATTTGTTCACTGATGATGCGGACGATGACCAACATATGTCAGAATTGGAGGTCCTCGAAACCGCTGCACTGAGGGCGTCTGTGCGCGCAGCTCGCTTACTTGGAGAAATCCTCAGCTCTGTGTACGCCGAACGGAAAATATCGGTGAAGTTTGTCCAGAAATCTTCCAAACAGTTTCAAGAATGGAAAGACGTCTTGCCAACTTCTCTCCATTGGCGAAATATTTCCCTCCCAAATGAAGACCCGCGAGCAACTCTAGCCCAGCTACATGTTAACTTGTATTATTTCCATGGGGTAATTTTGCTTACAAGACCATTCCTTTTACAAAAGATCTTAAACCAAGCTAGGCTCCCAAGGGGTAATGGGGAGAATATGAGGTCACCTGAGGCCACAAAATCAGGACCCGGAAGCCCATCCGCGCAGACGGATTCATTCTCGGCGGCCTGTGTGCGAGCTTCGCTATATAGCATTGATATCGTCCAGTCCGCCATTCTCAAGCGGGCGCTTCCTCGTCGAGATCCTTTCGTCAT TTACTGGCTCTTCTCTGCGAGCTTGATAGTTTTCTCCAACGCATTCTGTAATGTTTACGGGGACACTGATAGCAATCGCGCTATGCAGACATCTCTGGACTTGCATCGCTATCTTGCGGAAACTGATCCATTGGCGCAACGGTACCTTCAAATCCTGACCTCGTTCCATGAGACCATTAGCGGCGACTCGGGCTCTCGAATAGCGCCTTCATCGTCGAGAAATACAAACCAGGCGTTGTTTGCCAACTTTTTTGGCGATAAGCCTCGATTGCAGGGGACTGATGCCGCCGGTTCGCACACCAGCTCCCACACCAGCCCGATGCAACCCATGGACGCCGTAAATCGACGCCCGTCAAGGGATGACCAGGCTTTGCAAGCTACCCCAGCGACTACTGAGACACAAGCTGGAAATGGTAATCGTGAACCAATTCATATGAGTCCCAATTTGACTATCGCGGAAATCTCTCCCCCGGATTACTCGTTGGACTTTGATAATTTCCTGAGCCTGGTCAGCCAGAGCGAGACGGCGTACCAACTAAACACCCAATGA
- a CDS encoding uncharacterized protein (EggNog:ENOG410QDIW~COG:G~TransMembrane:12 (i36-53o73-94i106-126o132-154i166-187o199-221i263-289o309-326i333-352o358-382i394-414o426-446i)), translating into MSEKISKASITSGVEEDKVETYGDDPALEAKLRRKFDLMILPIVTGIFLLAFIDRANAGNARILGMAKDLDLSGYRFNIAMTGFYCSYIVLEIPANMMCKWLGPKIWLSFLSFGFGIVTMCTAFITSYEGLVVGRVFLGALESGIMPGISFTLSQFYRRHELATRIGFYSSVAPLSGAFGGLLATGLNKVPKWGMVHGWRNIFFFEGLLSIILSVISYTMLPKSPATASGLTPEERSYAAWRIAEESRSHVPQKTSSKHFKMAVFNINVNIMAFACTCTFLTMTSLSIFLPSILNSMGYSPVQSQLMSVPPFAWSAAICLAIAYISDRTKSRGLWLLTIMPFTAAGFLVLILATKPAILYFATFLTLTGSFTCAPMLVAWAVDNTAGSNVRAVSSAYVVSIANLGGIVATWTYLLPDAPRYISGHAINFGAAVVCCVLMTIATIYLRWQNKLKARGHYDYLLQGLNEEEQAALGHNHPSYKYTP; encoded by the exons ATGTCGGAGAAGATTTCGAAGGCGAGCATCACCTCAGGTGTTGAGGAGGATAAAGTTGAAACATATGGAGACGACCCAGCCCTTGAAGCAAAACTTCGGAGGAAATTCGATCTGATGATCCTGCCTATTGTCACTGGAATATTCCTACTCGCTTTTATTGATAG GGCGAATGCTGGCAATGCACGAATCCTTGGTATGGCTAAGGACTTGGATCTTAGCGGATACCGGTTTAATATTGCAATGACCGGCTTCTACTGTAGCTACATCGTTCTTGAGAT ACCAGCAAATATGATGTGCAAATGGTTGGGACCCAAGATTTGGCTCTCCTTTCTTAGCTTTGGGTTCGGTATAGTTACGATGTGCACGGCGTTCATCACATCGTATGAAGGCCTTGTCGTCGGGAGAGTATTCCTTGGGGCACTTGAATCTGGGATCATGCCTGGAATCAGCTTCACCCTCTCTCAATT TTATCGCCGACATGAGCTTGCAACCAGGATAGGATTTTACTCCAGCGTTGCGCCTCTCAG CGGTGCATTCGGCGGGCTCCTGGCCACTGGCCTTAATAAAGTCCCTAAATGGGGAATGGTCCATGGTTGGAGgaatattttcttcttcgaggGCCTGCTCTCCATCATTCTCAGCGTGATATCATACACCATGTTACCGAAATCGCCGGCTACAGCATCAGGTCTTACACCGGAAGAGCGATCTTACGCCGCATGGCGCATCGCCGAAGAGAGCAGATCTCATGTTCCGCAAAAGACTTCATCGAAACACTTTAAAATGGCTGTGTTCAACATCAATGTCAATATAATGGCATTTGCTTGTACCTGCACATTCCTTACCATGACTTCACTGTCCATTTTCCTTCCATCCATTCTGAACAGCATGGGATACAGCCCTGTCCAGTCACAGCTGATGTCTGTGCCCCCATTCGCGTGGTCTGCCGCTATCTGCCTCGCCATCGCGTATATCTCTGATCGAACAAAGTCTCGTGGTCTCTGGCTTCTGACAATCATGCCCTTCACCGCCGCTGGCTTCCTGGTACTGATCCTGGCGACCAAGCCGGCCATCCTCTACTTTGCTACCTTCCTTACGCTCACTGGATCATTCACTTGTGCACCAATGCTTGTGGCTTGGGCTGTCGATAACACTGCTGGCTCCAACGTCCGTGCTGTGAGTTCCGCTTATGTGGTCAGCATTGCAAATCTCGGAGGAATCGTGGCCACATGGACATATCTGCTTCCGGATGCGCCCAGGTATATTTCTGGCCATGCAATCAACTTCGGGGCAGCAGTGGTGTGCTGTGTTCTGATGACTATTGCAACAATATATCTCAGATGGCAGAACAAGCTGAAGGCAAGGGGTCACTACGACTATTTGTTACAAGGGCTCAATGAGGAAGAGCAGGCTGCGTTGGGACATAACCATCCCAGCTACAAGTACACGCCGTAA
- a CDS encoding uncharacterized protein (EggNog:ENOG410PKGR~COG:E) — MVDKFDPNFTQNVINATGPKTDPRMREVITSLIRHLHDFAREVELTVDEWMAGVNLVNWAGQMSNDKRNEGQLVCDVLGLESLVDEITFSRAANAPDAATATAILGPFFRTDAPHYPNGSSIIKTPPAEGGEVTYMHGRVVDSVTGEPIEGVVIDVWEASTNGLYEQQDPEQADCNLRGRFTTDKDGKYSLYCLRPTPYPIPYDGPAGKILQLLDRHPMRPAHIHLIAQHKDYKPITTQIFDSEDKYLANDSVFAVKHSLVVEFKPLQGDDKATREVQYDLKLKKQG, encoded by the exons ATGGTTGACAAGTTCGATCCCAACTTCACCCAAAATGTCATCAATGCCACAGGTCCAAAGACAGACCCTCGTATGCGAGAGGTGATTACCTCGCTCATCCGCCATCTCCATGACTTCGCTCGCGAGGTCGAACTTACCGTTGACGAATGGATGGCCGGTGTGAACCTAGTCAACTGGGCCGGCCAGATGAGCAATGACAAGAGAAATGAGGGACAGCTAGTATGCGACGTTTTGGGTCTTGAATC TCTCGTTGATGAAATTACTTTCTCTCGCGCTGCTAACGCACCCGATGCCGCTACAGCCACCGCTATTCTCGGCCCTTTCTTCAGAACCGACGCTCCTCACTATCCTAATGGCTCGAGCATTATCAAAACCCCTCCTGCCGAGGGCGGCGAGGTCACCTATATGCACGGCAGAGTCGTTGACTCTGTTACCGGAGAGCCAATTGAGGGAGTGGTGATCGATGTCTGGGAGGCATCCACCAACGGATTGTACGAGCAACAAGATCCAGAGCAGGCAGATTGCAACCTTCGAGGAAGATTCACCACAGACAAGGACGGAAAATACTCCCTCTACTGCCTAAGGCCAACCCCATACCCAATTCCTTACGACG GCCCGGCTGGAAAGATACTTCAACTCCTTGATAGACACCCAATGCGTCCAGCTCACATTCACTTGATT GCCCAACACAAGGACTATAAACCAATTACCACGCAGATATTTGATAGCGAGGACAAATACCTTGCCAATGACTCCGTATTTGCTGTCAAGCACTCTCTTGTGGTTGAATTCAAGCCTCTGCAAGGAGATGACAAGGCAACCAGAGAAGTTCAGTACGACTTGAAACTCAAGAAACAAGGTTAA
- a CDS encoding uncharacterized protein (EggNog:ENOG410PU3X~BUSCO:11665at33183) produces the protein MDPTSHWNENQGNSAAREIPPAYNVPSAPLAPPPDYDTAIGVNLSTESSEHAITNHEPITLTIEGKFIYSSLSRPEPVYSLSHALDGHELNLTGVLLTRIDRNPARLSRPVVKRDVFALRDAPSLHIGPAKYEIDGLRYISGKKGYMSRKITRNGQGWAAGGRGLPSFILRPTSPPDSDTQLYEWRDKNSDHNIGMETRRLWDKEKKVELSPPKIELRVGSNVDKEYLDFLVAVWCMHNWREAKEITKEPLTWEEFKEQAKTTAAKSKHRRWNANLGAVVF, from the exons ATGGACCCCACTTCACATTGGAATGAAAATCAGGGTAATTCTGCGGCGAGAGAGATCCCACCCGCATACAATGTGCCATCCGCCCCATTGGCGCCGCCCCCGGACTATGACACAGCGATTGGGGTTAATCTATCAACAGAGTCGTCCGAGCATGCTATCACGAATCACGAGCCGATAACGCTTACTATTGAAGGAAAGTTCATTTACTCTTCGCTCTCAAGGCCAGAACCAGTCTATAGTCTTAGTCATGCACTAGATGGCCATGAGCTGAACCTCACTGGGGTCCTCCTGACCCGAATTGATCGCAACCCTGCTCGCCTTTCTCGTCCCGTTGTAAAGCGAGATGTATTCGCTCTTCGAGATGCACCGTCATTACATATCGGACCGGCAAAATACGAAATTGATGGGCTGCGGTATATATCAGGTAAGAAAGGATATATGAGTAGGAAAATCACCAGGAACGGACAGGGCTGGGCAGCCGGCGGGCGGGGTTTGCCTTCCTTTATACTTCGTCCCACTAGCCCCCCTGATTCTGACACCCAGCTTTACGAATGGCGAGACAAGAACAGTGATCACAATATTGGTATGGAAACACGGCGGCTTTGGgataaagagaaaaaggtGGAATTATCACCACCAAAAATAGAACTGAGGGTCGGATCCAACGTGGATAAAGAATATCTGGACTTCCTGGTAGCTGTATGGTGCATGCATAATTGGAGGGAAGCCAAGGAAATTACAAAGGAGCCCCTGACCTGGGAAGAAT TTAAAGAACAAGCCAAGACCACCGCTGCTAAGAGTAAACACCGCCGATGGAACGCCAATCTGGGAGCGGTGGTATTCTAG
- a CDS encoding uncharacterized protein (EggNog:ENOG410Q4J7~COG:S): protein MPFKTINSKSLYYTLTPPSSTSTSSSNPLTLLFIHGLGSSSSFYFPIIPYISSLGHRCITLDTHGSGASIYNAEAGNSISSIASDATSLLDALQIEKDVVVLGHSMGGIVASQLAASDVNGRVKAVVLIGPVNPNPAAAEVFGKRIKIVEEQGMEAMATTIPQAATGTRCSALVRAFIRQLLIGTNPDGYNSLCRTIAEAPVPDYASIKVPVLLLAGEEDKSAPLSGCEKILEGYKSEIKTLNVLSGVGHWHVLEAPEEVQKVVGAFLSELS, encoded by the exons ATGCCTTTCAAAACAATAAACTCCAAGTCCCTCTACTACACCCTTACCCCCCCGTCCTCTACCTCCACCAGCAGCTCCAACCCACTCACCCTTCTCTTCATCCATGGTCTTGGATCTTCGTCTTCCTTCTACTTCCCTATCATCCCATACATCTCATCCCTAGGCCATCGCTGCATCACTCTTGACACCCATGGCAGTGGAGCATCGATCTACAACGCCGAGGCCGGCAATAGCATTTCCAGCATAGCATCTGATGCAACCAGCCTTTTGGATGCATTACAAATTGAGAAGGATGTGGTGGTGCTTGGTCACAGCATGGGCGGCATCGTTGCATCCCAGCTCGCCGCTTCCGATGTGAACGGGAGAGTCAAAGCCGTCGTCTTGATCGGGCCGGTGAATCCGAATCCCGCTGCCGCAGAAGTATTTGgaaagagaataaagatcGTTGAAGAGC AGGGCATGGAAGCTATGGCTACTACAATCCCACAAGCTGCAACGGGGACGCGCTGCAGCGCACTGGTTCGTGCTTTCATTCGACAATTACTCATCGGCACAAATCCCGATGGATACAATTCCCTGTGTCGTACCATTGCAGAGGCACCAGTCCCAGATTACGCAAGTATCAAAGTTCCCGTCCTGCTTTTGGCTGGCGAAGAGGACAAATCCGCTCCGCTCTCCGGATGCGAGAAGATTTTGGAAGGATATAAGAGTGAGATAAAGACTTTGAATGTGTTGAGTGGTGTTGGCCATTGGCATGTACTGGAAGCTCCGGAAGAAGTCCAGAAGGTGGTTGGCGCATTTTTGAGCGAGTTATCATAG
- a CDS encoding uncharacterized protein (EggNog:ENOG410PM91~COG:S), producing the protein MTDISDFFKAFFATSDDGTAHEKYPTFFAEDAKLIMGDKVAVGRADILTVRQGMWSAVCSRHHTYTCFTSPESPNTVMLAGNVKYGMKDGSQKETDWVAKAVFEGEGSDRKLGFYQVFLNAGRK; encoded by the exons ATGACCGACATTAGTGACTTCTTCAAAGCCTTTTTCGCGACCTCAGACGACGGTACAGCACATGAGAAGTATCCTACATTTTTCGCCGAAGATGCGAAATTGATCATGGGCGACAAAGTCGCCGTTGGACGTGCGG ATATTCTGACAGTTCGCCAAGGAATGTGGTCAGCAGTATGCTCGCGACACCATACCTACACATGCTTCACATCTCCAGAGAGTCCAAATACGGTCATGCTTGCAGGAAATGTGAAATATGGCATGAAAGATGGAAGCCAGAAAGAGACCGATTGGGTCGCGAAAGCAGTATTTGAAGGCGAGGGGAGTGATAGAAAACTTGGATTTTATCAGGTTTTCTTG AATGCAGGGAGAAAATGA
- a CDS encoding uncharacterized protein (EggNog:ENOG410PJAS~COG:S) — MLGKITLEDHFNTPEFAEKARWWAGFFATDPDRHVREICDLNNIRLQYADEYGVGYHILSYTAPGIQDITDPAEALRVAKFVNDWTYEQIKDKPDRFGSFACLSMHDPATAAAELRRCVEKYGFKGALVNDNQIASDGKSLIFYDKPEWDVFWQTCVELDVPFYLHPKQPTGVVYDTLWADRKWLVGPPLSFAQGVSLHLMGMVSNGVFDRNPKLQVIIGHLGEHLPFDLWRINHWFEDIKKPIGMPIEKTIRDYFRENIWITTSGHFSTPTLKYCIEEFGNADRILFSTDYPFENYKDACTWFDNIKGLEKGQKAAIGRENAKKLFKLGAYKDSEAIVED, encoded by the coding sequence ATGCTCGGAAAGATCACTCTTGAAGACCACTTCAATACCCCAGAATTTGCCGAGAAGGCAAGATGGTGGGCTGGATTCTTCGCTACAGATCCTGATCGCCACGTTCGCGAAATTTGCGATCTCAACAACATTCGACTTCAGTATGCCGATGAGTACGGTGTTGGATACCATATCTTAAGCTATACTGCTCCTGGTATCCAGGACATCACCGATCCTGCCGAAGCACTGAGGGTCGCCAAATTTGTGAATGACTGGACGTATGAACAGATCAAGGACAAGCCAGACCGCTTTGGCTCTTTTGCCTGCCTTTCTATGCACGACCCCGCCACCGCAGCCGCTGAATTGAGACGATGCGTTGAGAAATATGGCTTCAAGGGTGCCCTCGTGAACGATAACCAGATTGCTTCAGACGGAAAGTCGCTTATCTTCTATGATAAACCAGAGTGGGATGTCTTCTGGCAAACCTGCGTCGAGCTAGATGTTCCCTTCTATCTCCACCCCAAGCAGCCCACCGGCGTCGTCTATGATACCCTTTGGGCAGACCGCAAATGGCTCGTCGGTCCACCGCTTAGTTTCGCACAGGGCGTATCCCTCCACCTCATGGGAATGGTGTCTAATGGCGTCTTCGACCGCAATCCTAAACTGCAGGTGATCATCGGTCATTTGGGAGAACATCTTCCTTTCGATCTGTGGCGTATTAACCACTGGTTCGAAGATATTAAGAAGCCGATTGGTATGCCTATTGAGAAGACCATCCGCGACTACTTCCGCGAAAACATCTGGATCACAACTTCCGGCCACTTCTCGACTCCAACTCTAAAATATTGCATCGAAGAGTTTGGCAATGCGGATAGGATTCTATTCAGTACGGATTATCCGTTTGAGAACTATAAAGACGCCTGCACGTGGTTTGATAATATCAAAGGCTTAGAAAAAGGACAGAAAGCTGCAATTGGAAGGGAGAATGCGAAGAAGCTCTTTAAATTGGGAGCGTATAAGGATAGTGAAGCGATAGTCGAGGATTGA